Proteins co-encoded in one Pelobates fuscus isolate aPelFus1 chromosome 5, aPelFus1.pri, whole genome shotgun sequence genomic window:
- the CD180 gene encoding CD180 antigen — translation MDYRLYWILLLTFCSAYSQAPDVMQELMCQEVVADQSYSCEGLGLQNVPSSIPLTTEILDFSFNSLYALYDSTFSRLRNLTYLNLARCNINWIYDYVFQSNIHLKTIILIGNPVLYIKDYAFSGAIPVSHLFLQQTSLTNVSKIKVTNLNALENLNFGHNFISSVWLPDTLPTRNLQTLDFRFNVITKITTKDTEILKNIKNLSLLLIGNNIDYIEPNSFNSSVLNILDLTACGQNANLSDLLGGLNGLTTNILRIGTFENMKKKFPVTPNTLHGLCNISVNEVDLQHTHFDQLSPNTFFCLSKVQKLDLTNTWIDCFPKFNNSLRDLILHKNEFNSLCDIKTESLTLLTSLHVRYNQKMISMGTGCLKNLQSLQFLDLSHSIEETKACCSNHSMGLVALKYLNLSSNGRLTLSQHSFPDSDNLEVLDFAYTHIFIPESFSPFSNLKLLKVLNMSHSYINGSNDHILEGLHNLSYLNLKKCSFYSGVIKESNLFKHAVNLKDLILSSCEITAIEEHAFSNLKKLTYVDLSQNQLLQFSSNAFGDLSYIYLNFAFNRITIIPFNLVHNIGNQSIINLSHNPLDCSCSNTQFISWYMENLKMFEDNSNTVCWSPQSANGTMLSMLKINCKTSSGVIFVIILAVIVVIIIIIVAVRYYRKKLYSVI, via the exons GTTGTTGCCGATCAGAGCTACAGCTGTGAAGGTCTTGGACTACAAAATGTTCCTAGTAGCATTCCTTTGACCACAGAAATTCTAGATTTCAGTTTCAATTCTCTTTATGCGCTTTATGATTCAACCTTCAGCAGACTAAGAAATCTGACATATTTAAATTTGGCAAG ATGCAACATTAACTGGATATACGACTACGTGTTCCAAAGTAATATTCATCTCAAAACAATTATACTGATTGGAAATCCTGTGTTATACATTAAAGACTATGCATTTTCTGGAGCAATACCAGTAAGTCATCTGTTCTTGCAGCAAACATCATTAACAAATGTATCAAAAATCAAAGTGACAAATTTGAATGCTTTGGAAAATTTGAATTTTGGACACAATTTTATCTCTTCTGTGTGGCTACCGGACACTTTGCCAACAAGGAACCTACAAACTTTGGATTTTCGATTTAACGTCATAACAAAGATAACAACAAAAGATACAGAAattttaaagaatataaaaaacctCAGTCTGTTATTGATAggtaataatattgattatattgaaCCAAATTCTTTCAATTCAAGTGTGTTGAATATTTTGGATTTGACAGCCTGTGGCCAGAATGCCAATTTGTCAGATCTTTTAGGTGGTTTAAATGGTTTAACTACCAATATTCTTAGAATTGGAACATTTGAAAACATGAAAAAGAAGTTTCCAGTCACTCCAAATACGTTACATGGTCTTTGCAATATTTCAGTAAATGAAGTAGATTTACAACATACACATTTTGATCAACTGTCACCCAATACATTCTTCTGTTTAAGCAAGGTTCAAAAGTTAGATTTGACAAACACCTGGATTGATTGCTTTCCTAAGTTTAATAATTCGCTAAGGGACCTCATACTGCATAAAAATGAATTCAACAGTCTTTGTGATATAAAAACAGAGAGTTTAACATTACTCACAAGCCTTCACGTACGGTACAACCAAAAAATGATAAGCATGGGAACAGGTTGTTTGAAAAATCTTCAATCTCTTCAATTTTTGGATTTAAGTCATAGTATTGAAGAAACGAAGGCCTGTTGTAGCAACCACTCTATGGGTCTTGTTGCCTTGAAGTATCTAAACCTCAGTTCCAATGGTAGACTTACCCTCTCACAACACTCCTTTCCAGATAGTGATAACCTGGAAGTCCTAGATTTTGCTTACACCCACATTTTCATTCCTGAGTCTTTTAGTCCATTTAGTAATTTGAAACTCCTAAAAGTACTAAATATGTCCCATAGCTATATTAATGGAAGTAATGATCACATCTTAGAGGGTCTTCATAATCTCAGCTACCTGAACCTCAAGAAATGTTCATTTTATTCTGGAGTTATCAAAGAAAGCAACCTCTTCAAACATGCAGTAAACTTGAAAGACCTAATATTGTCCTCCTGTGAAATAACCGCAATAGAGGAACACGCATTTTCAAATTTGAAAAAGCTCACTTACGTAGATCTAAGTCAAAATCAGCTATTGCAATTCAGTAGCAATGCCTTTGGAGACCTCAGTTACATCTACCTAAATTTTGCTTTTAATAGGATTACAATTATACCTTTTAATTTGGTGCACAACATTGGAAATCAAAGTATTATTAATTTAAGTCACAATCCACTTGATTGCTCGTGTTCCAATACCCAATTCATATCATGGTATATGGAAAACCTGAAGATGTTTGAGGATAATAGCAATACTGTGTGCTGGTCTCCTCAATCTGCAAATGGAACCATGCTTTCTATGTTAAAAATTAATTGTAAGACTTCATCTGGTGTCATATTTGTGATCATTCTAGCAGTAATAGTTGTGATCATTATTATAATAGTTGCTGTAAGGTATTATAGGAAGAAATTGTattctgtaatttaa